The genomic window CCAGACAGGCTCGGGATAGTCGCGGCCGTACGGGATATCGGGAATCAGGCGGCCCTCCCGCATAGCGCCGCGGCAACGTCAGCAGGGACCAGCGGAAGCAAGCCGTGCTCGGTCAGGTGTCCGATCGCGTGGCGCCACCCTTCAAGCTGGTGAGGGGTCAGTGGCGGCCGTGAGGCGAGGACACAGCGCATCGGGTCTCGGTGGTTGTGATGCCCGCAGGGCAGCGGCTCGCACCGGGCGGCGGCGACACGTCGAGCCTGCCAGCCCCGCGCCGCGGGCGTGTATCCCTGTGGTCGGTTAGCCTCCGCCATATCCGCTGTCCTTTGTTTCGCGGCATCGGCTGGTGGATTCGATAGTGGTGGTGGCGTCCCGGGCGGTCAGTTCGGGACGCTCCGCTTTTCTCGTTGATGGCATGTATGGCAACGGTTTTCAGGCAGCGCCGCCGACGGGCCGCATCAGGGCGTCGAGGTCGTCGGCGCGAACCTTTAACAGCCGCGGCCCGACCCGAACGGCGTTGAGCCGGCCGGCGGAAATGTAGCGACGAACGCTGCGGTAAGAGACGCCAAGACGGTCGGCGGCTTCCTGAATGCCGATCAGCTCGGGGCGTGCAGCGGAGGGTTCGGTCTTTCTGGGCACGGTGGAACCTTCCGGTTCCTGAGCGGCCCTGCGGTTACCTCAGATTCGTCATTCCATGACGGGCAACAACAACCTTGTAATTCTGAACCGTAGATTACGAGTGTCCGGTTACGCAATACCGCGGCCGGTTCCGCCCCCGGTGTCGGGTCGCAGAATGCGGACCGGGCGGCCCGGTGACGCGCCCGCGAGGTCAGCGTGCAGATCGCGCACCCACGCAGTTTCGTCGACGTGAGTGCACACCAGCCGTAACCATGCGAACTCTGGCGGGTAATCGGCGAGCCAGCCGACCCAATCGGAGGTTTCCGCCGGCGCGCCCGGACCCTCCCAACCGGGCATCTCGGCCCACTCGCCCGTCAGGGCCGATCGCTCGACGTTGCGGGCCAAGCCGTAGCGGCCCGAGACACGGTTGGCGGGCGCGCGGAACTTTGGACCGTCCGGGGTTTGCCATATCTGCAACAGCAGGCAACCCTTTGCGCGGCAACGGTATTCGAGCAGCACCGCGCCCCGGTGCGGTCTGGTCATCCTGCGACCGCCAGCTTCGACAGGCGGCGCGCGATTTCGGCGTCGCGGCCCTCGCCGACGTGCTGATACCGCAACGCCATTTGCGGCGTTGTGTGCCCGAGCCGATGCATCAGCTCGGCAGTCGTCGCACCCGACTGCGCCGCGAGCACCGCGCCGACGTGCCGCAGGTCGTGCACCCGAAAGCGTGGTTTGCCAATCGCGGCGCGCGCTTTCTCCCAATGCGCCCGGTAGCGGTCAGGCCTCAAGTGAGTGCCGCCGGCGTCGGCGAAGAGCAGCGCCTCACCGCCGCGGCCGACGTGCTCGCGCAGGTGCGCCGCCAAGATGGGCCGCAGGTGCGGCGGCACGGTCACGTCGCGCGACCCGGCCGCGGTTTTCGGTTCGCCGACGGTGAATCGGCCGGCGCGGTAGGTGACGGCGCGGCGAATGTGAAGCACGCTGTGGTCGGCGCTCACGTCACGCCGGCGCAGCTCCGAGGTCTCCCCCCAGCGCAGCCCGCACCACGCGGCGAGCAGCACACTCGCGCACAGTTCGGCCGGCATCGCCGCGGCCAGGGCGTCGAGCTGGACGGGCGTGAGCACGTCGATCGAGCGGCGCCGCTTGGTCTGCATCGCCGCCCGGATACGGCACGGGTTGGCGTCGAGCAACTCGTCGGCGACCGCGGTCGCGCAGATTGCGTGCAGCAGGGCGTAGGCGTGAGCGTTGCGGGTCGGGTGCTTGGTGCCGAGCCCGGCGTGCCACTCGCGCACTCGCGCCGGCGTGAGAGCGGTCAGTTTCGCGTCGCCGAGCTCGGGCAGGATCAGCCGCTCAAGCATCGACTCGTACAGCGACTGAGTGCGGGTCCGCAGGGCGCGCTGCTCTATCCACCTGTCGGCGTAGCGGCGTAGCGTCACACCGTCGGAGCGTTCGACGGCGCCCCACGTGCCGAGGTCGATCTTGCGGCGTTCGGCGGCGAGCCAGCCCTCCGCGTCGTGCTCGCTGGCGTATGTTCGCGGCGCCTTGTGCAACTTGGCATCGGGGCCGACGTAGGCGGCCTGCCAGCGCCCTGACGGCAGTTGCCGCAGCCGCCCGAATCCCCGCCGTTTCCGCGCCATATCCCCCGCCATTCCGTGCAAGATTCATGCAACTTGAGTGTCCCAACGTGTCCGAAAGTGACTATAACTGCCGGAACGGCGGAGCGGGCTTATATGCAGGTCAAGCGGACAAATCAGCAGGTCGGCGATTCGGTCGGCCCGCAGGTTCTGTCAGGTTCGAATCCTGCCGGGGGCACTTTCCGGTGAGTATGACTTCCGCTTACGGGGTGACGGCGTGGAACTGCGCTCGATGCGCGCGCCCGACCGGGCGTGCGCTAGCTCGTCGCCTTGGCGATCGTCTCCCAGATGTCCATGTCCTCGGCGATGTCGTGGGCTCCGACCTGAACCTGCGGTCCGTAGCGGAAGATCAGACCGGTCGCACCCGATTCCATCCACGACTGCAGACGCTTGGCGATCCGCCGGTGCGAGCCGATCAGGAATGCCGTGTCGACGTAGTCGTCGGGGACGGCGGCGAGCGCCTCGTTGCGGCGGCCCGCGGCCACGAGCTCGGCGAGCCGGTCGCAAAGGCCGGTGAACCCGAGCGCCTCGGTTTGCAGCCGCATGTACTCCGACCACTCCACGACGTAGGCGCGGAAGAGGTCGATACCGGCCGCGACGTCATCGCAGACGAGGAGGTCGACGATCGCCCAGACATCGAATTCGGCACGCCTCTTGCCGTCCGTGCGGCGCGCAAAACCGGCGTCGAGTTGCCGCTGAAAGGTCGGCATCATTCCCGGTGCGAAACCCCATGGGAACCATCCGTCGGCGATTTCCGCGGTCAACTCGAGCATTTGCGGGCCGACGGCGGCCAGGTGCACCTCCGGCTCGAAGCCGGACTCGACAGGCATGGCCCACGGCAAGACACCCAGCGCGCCGGAGCCGCTGTAGGGAAGGCTGGTCTCCGAACTCTGGCACCGTACGGGATTGGCGAGGCGTGCGCGTGACTGCTCCCAGTACAGTTCGGTGCTCTCTATCGCGTTGCCGCTCGTGTCCCGCGCACCCTGGCTCGCGAAAGCCTGACGCAGGACGCCGACATAATCGCGCATTCGGCGCACGGGTTTTCCCCAGGGCCGGCCATGCCAGCCCTCTGCGATGCTGGGAAACCCTGCGCCGACACCGGCGATCACCCGGCCGCCACCTGCCATCGCGTCGATGGTCGCCAGACCCTGTGCCAGCACGGTTGCCGGACGCGCGGTCACCGTCGCGACGTGCGTGCCGAGCCGAATCTTCGAAGTGTGGGCCGCGATATAGGCCAGCGGCGTCAGCGCGTCCGAACCCGCGCCCTCAGCGGTGAAGACCGCGTCGAACCCCAGTTGCTCGCAGCGAGTGATGCGCTCCAGCGGGACGGTGAATTGCCGACTCTGCCAGGGCACCTCGCACGCGATCTTCATCAGAGCTGCGTCACATTCCCTGCTACGCAGGCCGAATGCGCCGCCGGACCGGGCAATGCCGATCGCGGTGGACCGACAAGTGACTTAGCCTCATATCTCCCAACCTGCCGTGCTCAGATGTTGTTATCCAGGCCGTGTTACTCCTAGCCTCGAATCGCGGCGCGCCAGGGCGCTTGAGGCCAGGCGCAAGTCGGGCGGCCGCCTCTATCGGAAGAGTTGCGTGGCACCGGCCCAGAATTGCCACTGTTATAGTAAAGACAGTTAACTTAGGCACATTGGAAGGCCGTCAATGCCGGTCACTGCACGTCGGTTCCCGTTCGCCGACTACCCGAAAGGGTGGTTTCAGGTCGCCTACAGCCGGGACGTCGAAGCCGGTGACGTCGTCGGGCTGTATTACTTCGGCCGGCGCCTGGTGTGTTACCGCGGCTCCTCGGGCACCGCGTACGTCCTGGATGCGTATTGCCCCCACCTGGGCGCCGACATCGGCGTCGGTGGATCGGTGCGCGAGGACTGTGTGGTGTGCCCGTTCCACGGCTGGAAGTTCGACGGGCACGGCGCCAAC from Mycobacterium kubicae includes these protein-coding regions:
- a CDS encoding helix-turn-helix domain-containing protein: MPRKTEPSAARPELIGIQEAADRLGVSYRSVRRYISAGRLNAVRVGPRLLKVRADDLDALMRPVGGAA
- a CDS encoding LLM class flavin-dependent oxidoreductase codes for the protein MKIACEVPWQSRQFTVPLERITRCEQLGFDAVFTAEGAGSDALTPLAYIAAHTSKIRLGTHVATVTARPATVLAQGLATIDAMAGGGRVIAGVGAGFPSIAEGWHGRPWGKPVRRMRDYVGVLRQAFASQGARDTSGNAIESTELYWEQSRARLANPVRCQSSETSLPYSGSGALGVLPWAMPVESGFEPEVHLAAVGPQMLELTAEIADGWFPWGFAPGMMPTFQRQLDAGFARRTDGKRRAEFDVWAIVDLLVCDDVAAGIDLFRAYVVEWSEYMRLQTEALGFTGLCDRLAELVAAGRRNEALAAVPDDYVDTAFLIGSHRRIAKRLQSWMESGATGLIFRYGPQVQVGAHDIAEDMDIWETIAKATS
- a CDS encoding tyrosine-type recombinase/integrase, giving the protein MARKRRGFGRLRQLPSGRWQAAYVGPDAKLHKAPRTYASEHDAEGWLAAERRKIDLGTWGAVERSDGVTLRRYADRWIEQRALRTRTQSLYESMLERLILPELGDAKLTALTPARVREWHAGLGTKHPTRNAHAYALLHAICATAVADELLDANPCRIRAAMQTKRRRSIDVLTPVQLDALAAAMPAELCASVLLAAWCGLRWGETSELRRRDVSADHSVLHIRRAVTYRAGRFTVGEPKTAAGSRDVTVPPHLRPILAAHLREHVGRGGEALLFADAGGTHLRPDRYRAHWEKARAAIGKPRFRVHDLRHVGAVLAAQSGATTAELMHRLGHTTPQMALRYQHVGEGRDAEIARRLSKLAVAG